TGCAAACACAGAAttggaagagaaggaggtggGGTAGGACCTTGAATCATAAAAGGCTCAGCAGAAGTCACCACGGCACAGACCTTCCAGAGATCGGCAAGAGAGGCCCAAGATGAGGTGAGTCCACAGTGCACATCTCACATTTGGAGCACTCAGTGTAGAAGTCTGTGGGAGGGTGCAAAAAAGGAATGGGGTCATTGGGCTAAGGCTCTAGGCAAGTCAAGCCCATGTCCTGCAGGCCACATGCTGCTGGGGATAGCTGTGAATTCATGCAGCTCCATACAAAACTATAAATTTACTTATAGCATTATGAaatctacctttctttctttctttctctctttctttctttctttctttctttctttctttctttctttctttctttcctccttccttccctccttctttcctttctttctttttcccccctttttttgcaACTTAATTGTGCAGTTTGAGTTGTGAATTTTGTAGGTGACAAAGTCATGCTGAAATGTTAAAGGCAGGATGTGCCTGGAACCTCAGTGAGTGAAGGGCCAGTGACTAAACTCCTCCTCCTGCATCCATGAGAGATGGGCTTTCAGATAGGCTGTCTATCTCTAAGGAGAACCTTTCCCCTTAAGATTATAAAGGTTTTGTTTTGACCAGGTACAAAGCAGCTTCCTGGAATATGTCTGTTAACTATGTCTGTTAACAGACTTCctgcttttaaagaaagaaagacaatagTCACACATTTTAGTGACACCATCAAGGCACTCAGATTTTATCAAGATAGAGAGATTTTGAAGGTTGAGAAAAAAACTAGAAGCAGAACATCACCAAGAAATTCCTGACTGGCCAGGGTCTGCTGGGATTTGGTTACCTTTTAAGTGTGGTCTGGGCACCAGTGATGGCCACAGTCATGCCTTTAGGAAGCCAGTTTTCTCCAGGTAGCCATCTGGCATTCTTGGGTTTGATATACCACCCTTGAAAGGCAAATACAAAGTAATAGGAAGAGCCATACATGAGTTAGGGGTGATGGTGCATACCCAGCGACTCTAGAAGCTGAGGTAAGCTGAGCCTGGGAGTTCAGGAGTTTGTGACAAGCCTGGGCAACAAGTGAGGCTGTGTCTTAGGAACAACAGCTATGACAAGTTATACACTAAAACAAGCTTTTAGTTATGGGAAATTTCAAAAAGCACTGAGAATAGCAAAATAAATCATAGCCATCATCTTTAGTTAACTACAATGTCCTAACAGTGTCTCCATAGCCCAGCACTTGACGGATGTGAGGCGGAGGCGTCTTGCTGGACATCATGATCATCACGAGAGAAGAGGTTCACAGCTCTGTGCCTCCTCTCCGCTCTGTTCCTCTTTTCTCAACCCACCTCCCTcagctttttttttgagacaggcacttgtgatgtagcacaggctgttctcaaacccctgatcctcctgcctctgcctccgagtgtgGAGAGTTGGGATGGCATATATGCTACCACACTGgtgattccttccttcctctgttacGGTCGTCCCTGTCTGAAGCTTGTCCAGAACTCCCAGTGTCACAGAACTTGCTGGCGTGTCTGGAATTTGCTGAAGCCTGCGGGGTTTAATAATCCCCTCCAAAAAATAAAGTGTCACCCTTCTCCATCCCACCCTCTGGGGGTTCTCCAGCACCGTGGTGAGTGGGAGGAGTCATGAAGTTGCCAGATTTCTTCATGATTTGTAAAATAACACCATGGGAGAGGAAAGCATGAAGCAAGAGTTCAACTCTGGACAGGGGTTTGGTTTGTGGTTTGATTACTGGAACAACCAGTAATGCAGCTCCTTGGCCTTAGcatttcattctctttctttactAGCTGCTTaatggaaagtgtgtgtgtgtgtgtgtgtgtgtgtgtgtgtgtgtgtgtgtgtatacaactgtgtgtggttatgtgcacacatgcgcatacacacacaaggaAACCACATGTACAAAGAGACCACCTCTACATTCCTTCTTGCCACCTTTCTGCAGAGCCCTGGGAGCTATTGTCACACTCCTGCTGTGGGGACAGCTTTTAGCTGTGGACTTGGGCAATGACGTCATGGATACGACCGGTGAGTCTCTGGGTTTTCCCCGGAACTATGCACCCCAGCTGTGCCCCAGTCTGGCCCTATCAAAGCTGCACTGTGTTAGGGAAGACCTGgttcctcttcctgttctcttcttccCATATCTGTGGGGCCTCCCTTCTTCAGCTTCCACTCGGGGGTGGAGGGAGTCTGGTGTGCAGGGCAGCTCCTCTTGGCTGACTTTTCCTAGGAGCCACCTGAACATCCATGGCTTTCACTGGCTTCTTTTTGCTTGGCAGAGGACAGCTGCCCGAAGCCCCCGGAGATCACAAATGGCTACGTGGAGCACATGGTTCGCTATCGCTGCCGCCCACACTACAGACTGCGGACTGAAGGAGATGGTAAGGCCTGGATGAGCATCTCTCCCTGCACACCCCTGGTCCTGTCTGGTGTTCCTGTGATGGAGAGGGCTGGGGTACCTggccagaaacttcatgagtATTGCCTGGAGCCAGGAGAGTTAGATTCGGATAAAGTTTCTGTCTCCTGTTGGTGGTCCTGCTGCCGACTAAGTGGGCTcagcttcctgttttgttttgttgagaggCAGCAACCCCATGGCCCCTGTGGCTCGGGAGTGCCGTCTTCACCTATGGTATTGGGCAGACTACTATGTTCTGACAGTTTCTAAGGACTTCACTGTGTCGTTAAAGCTCCTGTGGTTCTGACAGAATCTTTTTCTGGAGAGATACTCCTCGTTTCATTTTTCTGACAAGGAAACAGGCTGAGGTAGTCTGTGAGAGGCAGAGTCCCTGACTTCTTCCTCTCCTATACTGCCATTTGCCATGACTGACTCCTGGCCTGCCAGGCACAACGTGACCCGAGGCACAGTACTCCgggccttccttccctccctttcctccaacTCTTTAAGCCTTCTTGATAGACATCTCCTCATGCTACCCCCGGGCCAGACTTGCCTTCTCTGAGCCCGTCTCCTCCTTTGTTTCAGGAGTGTATGCCTTAAACAGCGAGAAGCAGTGGGTGAACGCAGCTGCCGGAGAGAGACTCCCCGAATGTGTGgcaggtgggtgctggggtctTAGAACACGGGCAGGGACCGAGGCTAGAATGTGGCCGAGCCACGTTCTGCTTGTGTGGCCTGAATATGTGAGAGCCAAGACAGAGGTTAGGGAGAGCCACAGCTGGTAAGGCAGGGACAAGATGCCTCTCAGAGAGCTTAGTAAGTGTCCTGCTCATTTAGGTATAGGGGGGCTGGCCCTCCACACAGAACACCTGCTTACAGAGACCTGTTCAGAGGTAAAATGAATGCCCCAGGCTAGGACAAATGAAGGACCAGGCTAGGGTGGACATAAGCTGAGCCCACAAGGGGTAAGGCAGGGTATGGGGCCATCTGGGACCCCTGCAATCCATAATTCTCCCCTCTTCTGCCTGGATGAGGACTTTGCTCAATTTCTATTATCAGTGTCAGGAACTGCCAACCTCTTTTGGGTTAACCTCACCATCCATAAAAAAGTCTATGTTCCTGCCAACGCTGCCGCAGGGCCATCTTTGTCAGAGAATGAAACACACACAGCTTCCAGCCCTTTCCCTGAGTTTCAGAGAATTGTGGAATTTTTGTGTGAtgatgtttatgtatgtatgtaagtaggtatatatatatttatatagtagtTTATCAGCCACGGTTTAAAATAGATTCTTAGTCACTTAATGTGTAAGTACTAGAAATGAGGAGCAGGAGGCAAGGGCAGAGTGTACGGACACTGCTGGGTGTGGCAGCAGTGGTGGCTGATGCTTCCAGGGCCTCCGCAGGTAGGGCCCGCTCCCCACTGCCGTTCACATTCCTCCCTCCCTGTGCAGAGTGTGGGAAGCCGAAGCATCCTGTGGACCAGGTGCAGCGTATCATAGGTGGTTCTCTGGATGCCAAaggcagctttccttggcaggccAAGATGGTCTCCCGCCATGAACTCACCACAGGGGCCACACTCATCAGTGACCAGTGGCTGCTGACCACAGCCAAAAACCTCTTCCTGAATCACAGTGAGAATGCGACAGCCAAGGACATTGCCCCTACCTTAAAACTCTACGTGGGGAGACAGCAGCAGGTGGAGATTGAGAAGGTAGTTGTCCACCCCAACCGCTCTGTGGTGGACATTGGGCTAATCAAGCTCAAACAGAAGGTGCTTGTCAATGACAGAGTGATGCCTATCTGCCTGCCGTCCACGGACTACGTAGCCACGGGCCGCGTGGGCTATGTGTCTGGCTGGGGGCGGAACGCCAACTTTAGATTTACTGATCGTCTCAAGTACGTCATGCTGCCGGTGGCTGACCAGGACAGCTGTGTGCAGCACTATGAGGGCAGCACAGTGCTCGAGAAGAAGGTCCCCAAGAGTCCTGTTGGGGTACAGCCCATCTTAAATGAACATACCTTCTGTGCTGGCATGACCAAGTTCCAGGAAGACACCTGCTATGGCGATGCTGGCAGTGCCTTTGCCATTCACGACCTGGAGCAGGACATCTGGTATGCAGCCGGGATCCTGAGCTTTGATAAGAGCTGTTCTGTAGCTGAGTACGGGGTGTACGTCAAGGTGAACTCCATCCTGGACTGGATTCAGGAAACCATGGCCAGTGAATAATGCAGGGCTGACGGGAAGGCTACGCTCAGACAGACAGGCTGAGAGCATTGGTCACCATGGACGAGGGGGCGGTGTAGGGACAGGACATCATCTGAGGGGTGCTAGCCCTGCACTGCTCAGTCAATAATAAAGAACTTGTGTATGACCCATTTGTAGTCTTTGACTCTCATTTACAGTACTGGGTGGCCAAGAAGCATGGTGGACTGGAaaatgtgacccccccccccatcctgagGTGCCAGAAAACCCCTAGGGTGCTGTAGACTGTCTGTCTTGGGGCATCGTGTTTATGAAATCCAGGTCTAAGGACCCTTGCTTTTCAGTCAAGGAAAAAGACTTGGAGAAGTGAAGTGCTTTGGTTAAACTCACTCAGCTATTTAACGAAGGAGCTGAACTTGATCCTGGGTCTGCTTGGATGCAAACCCTGAGCTCACTGAACGTATCTCGTCACTTCTCTGAAGAGGAAGGGGTGTGAGCTCAGAGTGGGACAAGGGTTGTGACCTTCTGTTTGTGCTTCCATCTGCCAGTGCCCCAGAAACCAAAACAGGCACATGCAGGCAGGCTATGGACTTACGGGCTCCTCACCACAGCTCAGCCCACAGATTTGCTTAGTAACTTAAGCTCCCTGGTTGTTACTTATCCCCACATCTTTTCCGTTAGGGATGAACACTAGTAACTCTCCAGAGTCCCCTGGCTGGGATGCTCTGGGACTTGGCTGAGTTGGGGTCTCTTCCACTGGAGAAACTCACCCTacactgggggctggagacaaGCCACATGCCCTTCTACCTCAGAAATAAAGGAGTCAAGGAAGAGACATCAAGCTCTCCTCTCTGAACACTTCCTTGTCCCAAGCCTTCAGAACAGGCCTTCTCTAGTCTACCTTCTCATCGTGCCAAACACAGCCTCTCTTCAAGGCATATAAGGCCACCGGGGATGTGCTCACCTGCATCCTCAGTCACTGGCGAATCTCTCCAGGGGGCGCTATGGGGCCAAGGGACACAAGGACCTATATTCTAGAACCCGGGAGAAACCAGCCAGAAACTTGAACAGCACAGTCCTGTACTTACACACGGCCAGACAGCAGGTGGCTGGCCACTCCCTTCTGCCATTGCTTGGTCCCTCCATAGCAGGCCTCCTGCTTGCTCCCCAGCAATGCTTCTCCTTTCCTGCACAGGGACTCCGTCTTCTCTCCCCAGAGACGGTTCTCTGTCCAGGAGTCATTTAGAGTTACATGGTATCTAGCACAGCACAGGGCATGTAGCACATGCTTAATAAATACTGGTGGAAGTGAAAGCAACCAAGATAGGAGCTAAAACATCAATTCAGACTGCAGGGGCCCCTCGCCCtcaccccagccctcaggaagaaAGATGGAAGTATTCTTCCTGTGCGGGTTCTGAGATTTTGCTGGCACCTGAGCACTTAGCCAAAGCACAGAAGACCTGTTGGATAGGTTGAGTTGGACAAAGAAATTTTATTCTTCCATAGGATGTGGAGGAAGGTTTAGAGTTCACCTAGGAGATCAGTAACATTAGAGACCTGACCCTTACGATCCCCGTGCACTAATTTTCATCCTGTGGGCCTAAGGCGGCTGCCATAGCCCCATCTATCACAAGGATGGGAAAGAACTCTTTTCCCATCCCTGAAGTGTTCTCGGCTTTAAGTGGAGGACATGAAAAACCCTGAACACCTTCTTCCTGTGCCACATCCATCAGAATCAGGTCTCATTTCACTTTTCCAGGATGGACAAGCTTAGAAAGATGCAGCTGACAACAGGGCTGGCCCCGAGGTGACCATGCTGCCACAACAAGCCTGGATCTCTGCAGGTGACAAGTCTTTGCTGCCCAGCAGGTCACAGGCTGCTTGGCCACAGACCTCCAGCTCTGACCTACTGTCCTGTTCCAGAGTGTCAGGGATAACAGCCACCATGAGGTTTAAGAGAAACACAAGTTTCCTGAGGTTGGGCCAGGGGGGACCCTGGAAGGTCAACTAGTCTTCAAAAGCTGCTGGAATCAGCAAACCCCACAGGCTTTCCCCCTTCAACAATTCTGATATACCTTTGGTCTTGAGTCCTTGAAATAAGCGACGGTGGCACTGTCTTCTGGGGAGCTCTGTCCCTTACTTCCCAAGGAAGTAACttgttgtttagcttaaactatGCTGGATGGTGAAGGGCCACATTTTCCTCTTGCCAATTTAATAGCCTGCCAGTTGTAAATGAGCCGCCCAGGGCAGTGGTTTCAGTCCACGCCAGGAAGGTTccgaaaacaaaagaactctccTGTACTATAGAATGTTCATTATTTCAAGAGAAGCTGGgataggaaggagaaaagggacaaGTGAATGGAGGCGTGGGGAAGgatctgtgtgcgtgtgtgcgcgcgtgcgcgcgcgtgcacgtgcatgtgcataGACATGTAATCAAACTGTTCTTACAGTGTCTAGGAGGATGCATGACCTTAGGGTGGGGGGGAAAGACAAGTCCAGATAAAAGGAAGTTACAAAGACCACCCGAACACTGTTGCCCGACTGCTCTGAGGCTCTCAGGGAATGGACACTCAGGCATCCGGATTCTTGGAGTACTGGGGCTTCTGGGCAGGGGCCGTTGATTACAGCACATCAAACCGCTTTGCAGGACCAGTGAACGTGTCTCTGCGGGACTCCAGACCACAGGCCCTCTGGGTTCAAGTCCTGTTTCCAGTCACAACTCTTTCATCTCCAACAGCTGTGAGCGTGCTAAATGTCTTGATAGAGGAGGTCATATTTGGGGATATTCTTGGGATCAATAGGACTCTGGACAATAAGTTTCCCCCTCATCGCTCCCCGGTAGATGACTTCAATCAAATCCATGAagtcttgtttggttttgaagCTTCCCACAAATTTAGTGTGATCGGGAGACCTGCAGCACAGAGGGAAATAACCATGGTCAGAGCTTTCCAGTGTGTGAAGCCTGCATGGTCAGCAGCAAGCAGTGGCCTCGTTCTCCCTTCTTGTCTGGGAAGCTCTCCACCTGTGGTCTGACCACTGCCTTTCCCAGGTACAGTACACAGGACTATATGCTGTAGGGCTGTGACCAAAGTCTGGGTGTGGGAAGACCCTGCCTTTGCATCCCTTTCCACATCACTACCATGTAGAGTCCTCTGAGTACTGGAGCAGGCAGAGTTTGCTTGGTGTCTCTGTAAAAGCCCATTAACTAATCACAGTCCCTCAAGTTCTCCTCACTGACACTGCTGAGTTGTGGGGATTAATAAccttacaaattattttaaacatcAGGTATATTGCTTGCAGaaagatttaaaagagaaataaagtcaGCTGTGAGGCCAGAAGTCACCTTTTGATGTATACCTTTCCAGTTCTGTGTAGGGGTGCgtattctatttattttgttaagaTAAGAATCATGTCACAAACTATTTAGTAATGTGATTTTACAACTAATTATTTGCCCCAGAGTTGTAAAATATGCATCTACAATATACTCTTAAACTCCTAGAAATGTAATTACTGGGTTAAAAGATGAAGCACTTAAAAGGTGTTTGACACTGTGTCCTGCATTCCACGTAAGAAGGTTGTGCTAAATTAATATAGGAACCGACTCCTAGGAGGATAAGCAGCTCCAAACAGTGTGAAACTCATCTCCATCAGGTAATGAGAAAGCAGACACACCTCCTCAGGGTAAGGGAGACCACAATCCTAGATACAGCCAACGGTACTCAGATAGGGGTGTGAACAGGATGGAGGGGAGGGCATTAGAAGATATCACGTGACTTATTTTGACAGGCCTTCTTGAAGAATGACTTCAAAATTCTCTGAGTGGCAGAAGACACTTGCAAGAGAGAAGTGTGTCTTCCTGGCAGGAATGCTTCTTTTGTAAATGCCAACTACCAGCCCCCAAAGTTTAGGAACCAGGGATTTTCTtgcaatggattttttttttttttggtaaattttATATTCTACGCTCAGCTAATATAGATATTCTACATTCTCTATACCTAAGGATGGTTAGTCAGTACTTCAAAAACTAtactatttttttcatatttaagttAGAAATTAAAATTTGCTAATCATACTTGAAAACTCATATTTTGCACTAAAGTTTCATAAAAAATAGAGAGCATCAAATACGGAGACAGTACTCGTCACTTAGCCAGACTCGGAGCCGACAGAACAGTACGTGAGCTACTGCACCTGCCTTGATAGAACCAACGTTCCAGACTGTAGAGTCAACTTAACTTACCCATAATCTACTTTCATGTGCTGCCCATTGAAGAAAAACACAGTAGATGGAATGTAGCTGATGTCAAAGTACTGCGTGTAGACTGGCGTGTGGTCCACATCTACCAGGTATATAGCAGCCATTTTACTTAAGTCGGCAGAAGTCTTCGAGAGCTGTGAACGACAAGATGGATGCCAGGTGCATGATGCTTCTTTTGTGAAATGTACTATAATATTGTATGTGAAACTtactataacattttttttttgagaaaaattttGTTTGAGAAAATACCTAAACCAAGAATGAAGCCCATTTGAATTCCTCATAAGACAcaatcctggaacttgctatgtagaccaggctggccttgaactcacagaggtctacccgtctctgcctcccaagtgctgggattaaaagtgtacactgCTATGCCCAGCTAGACATACTATTACTGTTCAGAGGGTGGATCCCTGTTGACAGGGTCAGGAGAAGGCactgtgtggttgtttgaatgagaatggcccccatgggctcatatatttgaatacttgggttcccagttggtagaactgtttgagaaggattaggagttgtggccttgttggaggagatgtgtcatcATGGGCAGGcttcgaggtttcaaaagcccataccgtTCCCCGTTAGCTTTCTATGTCTTTTGCCTGTGttaagatgtgaactctcagataCTTCTCTAACTtcatgtctgcctgtctgctgccatgctccctgccatgatggtcatagattCCAACCCTCTAAAACTATGAGCCCCAAATAACCTCTTTCTTgtataagttgtcttggttatgGGGTCTTgccacagcaatagagaagtaactaagacacgttggggaaaatattttctttggttttgttgatGTTTGATTCTTGCTTTTTTTGagactaagttttttttttaaagttttatttatttgtgtatgtgcagggggtggggggtggggtaggacaggtgtatgtgtgttacagtgcatgtgtagaagccagaggacaatttgttgGGGTCAGGTCTCTCCATCTTAGTGGCAAgagcccttacctgctgagccatcccatggGCTCATGTGCGATTATTTTCAAGAAAGGAATCTATACTTACTTAAAGTGAGCTGGGAGcatagctcagtgctagagcatGAGGTCTAGTTTCAATGCTCGGtacttcaaaacaaaaactatagatCCTGACATACCCACATGCAACAACTCAGGAACATTCACATAGATGCTGACTCTCCCCAGACTCTTTCCTCCTAGGAATGAAAAGTAGAGAAGTGCCTGGTGCCACCTCCCACGGGGTAACTGTCCTCAGTGCTTTACACTTGTTAACCTACTTGACAGTTAGTGCATGAGCTGTGCACTTAgcatccccattttacagatgacaaaGCCGAGGCAGAGGAGGTAATTATAGGACACACCCCTAAGCAGCAGTTGTGGGATTTGAACTTTGGAGGCTTGGTTTCAGAACCAATCAATCTATATAATTGTTTTGTTGGTattgggagttgaactcagggcctcacacacaaGAGGTAACTGTTCCTGAGTTACACTTCTAACCTAGAATCTATACTCTTTCCCATAGCTATAAGTATACATTTCTGATCATCTTTTCCCAGGTTAATATATCGTTCTTACTTattgactggtgtgtgtgtgtgtgtgtgtgtgtgtgtgtgtgtgtgtgtgtgtttgtgtgtgtgtgtcccatgtgtgagtgtgggtgtacatggaggtcagaggacaacttttcaggattcagttctctccttccactgtgggttccacAGACTGAACCCAGGTTGGCAGTCCTGTGCAGCAAACACTCccctgctg
This sequence is a window from Peromyscus eremicus chromosome 5, PerEre_H2_v1, whole genome shotgun sequence. Protein-coding genes within it:
- the LOC131910682 gene encoding haptoglobin → MRALGAIVTLLLWGQLLAVDLGNDVMDTTEDSCPKPPEITNGYVEHMVRYRCRPHYRLRTEGDGVYALNSEKQWVNAAAGERLPECVAECGKPKHPVDQVQRIIGGSLDAKGSFPWQAKMVSRHELTTGATLISDQWLLTTAKNLFLNHSENATAKDIAPTLKLYVGRQQQVEIEKVVVHPNRSVVDIGLIKLKQKVLVNDRVMPICLPSTDYVATGRVGYVSGWGRNANFRFTDRLKYVMLPVADQDSCVQHYEGSTVLEKKVPKSPVGVQPILNEHTFCAGMTKFQEDTCYGDAGSAFAIHDLEQDIWYAAGILSFDKSCSVAEYGVYVKVNSILDWIQETMASE
- the Txnl4b gene encoding thioredoxin-like protein 4B, translating into MSFLLPKLTSKKEVDQAIKSTAEKVLVLRFGRDEDPVCLQLDDILSKTSADLSKMAAIYLVDVDHTPVYTQYFDISYIPSTVFFFNGQHMKVDYGSPDHTKFVGSFKTKQDFMDLIEVIYRGAMRGKLIVQSPIDPKNIPKYDLLYQDI